Proteins encoded by one window of Halodesulfovibrio sp. MK-HDV:
- a CDS encoding glycerol-3-phosphate dehydrogenase/oxidase: MSVQRSESIEKIESQDVWDVLIIGGGATGLGTGVDAASRGYSTVLLESADFCQATSSRSTKLVHGGVRYLQQMNFSLVYDALHERGRMRRNAPHLVDDQSFIVPTYSWWETFYYGIGLVMYDLLSGPFSFGRSYPMVRNSAFYHVPGLNPVGVKAGVRYHDGQFDDARYAMTLALSMEELGGSPVNHMQVRSLIKEDGKVRGVVAVDLLTGKEHEIYARSVVNATGIFTDDIRQMDNPSAKAILQPSQGIHLMLDRAFCPGDAGILIPKTDDGRVVFVLPWHDKLIIGTTDTEVSGPQMEPKATNDEVDFLLEHVGRFLARKPQRKDVRSVFNGIRPLIKADGADGTSALSRDHYLTVSDSGLVTIAGGKWTTYRKMAEDVVNTCAKTAHLPEVKCRTSNMPLHGWTRDFEKDDPFRAYGSDVQYLYEMMDEDETLVELLHPRLPYRKVEVVWAVRSEMAQTLYGVLALRTRALLLDAAATVEAAPEVARLMAVELGLSGEEATTWIDAQLAEFTEVASQYIAGNCCEL; this comes from the coding sequence ATGAGTGTGCAACGTTCAGAATCTATAGAAAAAATTGAAAGTCAGGATGTGTGGGATGTTCTTATCATCGGCGGTGGTGCAACTGGTCTTGGCACCGGTGTAGACGCAGCCTCCAGAGGATATTCAACTGTTTTGCTTGAATCTGCGGATTTTTGTCAGGCTACTTCCAGCCGCAGCACAAAACTTGTGCACGGCGGCGTACGGTATTTGCAACAGATGAACTTCTCATTAGTATATGATGCATTGCATGAACGCGGACGCATGCGCCGCAACGCACCGCATCTTGTGGACGATCAATCTTTTATCGTTCCGACATACAGCTGGTGGGAAACATTCTATTATGGAATCGGTCTGGTGATGTACGACCTTCTTTCAGGTCCGTTCAGTTTTGGTCGTTCCTACCCGATGGTTCGCAACAGTGCTTTCTACCATGTGCCGGGGTTAAACCCTGTGGGCGTAAAAGCTGGTGTCCGTTATCATGATGGACAGTTTGATGATGCCCGCTACGCAATGACTCTTGCGTTAAGTATGGAAGAGTTAGGTGGATCTCCTGTAAACCACATGCAAGTTCGTTCTCTTATTAAAGAGGATGGAAAAGTTCGTGGTGTTGTGGCTGTTGATTTGCTGACAGGTAAAGAGCATGAGATTTATGCACGATCAGTTGTTAACGCTACAGGCATTTTTACTGACGATATTCGACAGATGGATAATCCGTCTGCAAAGGCGATCCTTCAGCCTAGCCAAGGTATTCATCTTATGCTCGATAGAGCATTCTGCCCAGGCGATGCAGGTATTTTGATTCCTAAAACAGACGATGGTCGCGTTGTCTTTGTTCTTCCGTGGCATGACAAATTAATTATCGGAACAACGGATACAGAAGTTTCCGGCCCACAGATGGAGCCGAAAGCAACGAATGATGAAGTGGACTTCTTGCTTGAGCACGTGGGCCGTTTCCTTGCCCGTAAACCGCAGCGCAAAGATGTGCGTAGTGTGTTCAATGGTATCCGTCCTCTCATTAAAGCAGACGGCGCTGACGGAACGTCTGCATTGTCACGTGACCATTATCTTACCGTGTCTGATTCCGGTCTGGTGACCATTGCCGGTGGTAAATGGACTACCTACCGTAAAATGGCAGAAGATGTTGTGAACACATGCGCGAAAACTGCACATCTTCCAGAAGTGAAATGTCGTACCAGCAACATGCCGCTCCATGGTTGGACTCGTGACTTCGAAAAAGACGATCCGTTTCGTGCATACGGTAGTGACGTTCAATATTTGTATGAAATGATGGATGAAGACGAAACGCTTGTAGAATTGCTGCATCCTCGTCTTCCGTATCGTAAAGTTGAAGTTGTGTGGGCTGTGCGTTCTGAAATGGCACAAACCCTGTACGGGGTACTTGCATTGCGTACCCGTGCACTTCTTTTGGATGCCGCAGCAACCGTAGAGGCAGCTCCTGAAGTGGCACGCCTGATGGCTGTTGAACTTGGCCTTTCCGGAGAAGAGGCAACAACGTGGATTGATGCACAGCTTGCAGAATTCACTGAGGTTGCATCGCAATACATAGCTGGTAACTGCTGCGAATTGTAA
- a CDS encoding LTA synthase family protein produces MDTQNIKGTHRFRAVLLTFIIAITLWTLVRLGLLLFSWNDASPSFVEFLQIFSVGFLYDLCFFAFATILPCLYITFTPNFIWHSKPNKMFLYGAFFLTIFILIFGATSEFFFWEEFNVRFNFISVDYLIYRREVIDNIIESYPLFIILPVIAAISGAITYFLRSSLTGILAARNSFVSNLIPYAGILLVAAIGGLFLTSEMRDFSDNTYQKELAANGPYQFVSAFKNNELDYYQFYPSLDEDISSRTVRTDLADTTDKFLSKNEHSLFRSIQRFGEEKKYNVILVTLESFTPKYLSRYGAKDEVAPNLNALAAEGQFYTQLFATGTRTTRGLEALTLSIPPTPGRSIVKRIGNEKGYLSLGRIFESKGYDSYYLYGGRGYFDNMNEFFSGNGYTVVDQSSVPDEAIGFENAWGMADEYLFNQVLKTANDALNAKTPFFLHVMTTSNHRPYTYPDNRVAIPSGDGRTGAIQYTDWAVGDFLKKAKQKPWFDNTIFVFVADHQASSAGRENLPVRRYRIPMWVYAPKIVQPKLVDTLSSQIDVAPTILGLLNWSYSSFFYGRDIAQMKPEEGRAFIGNYQYLGLFDGKRMAVLGPKKSIEIQTIENETAIKTVKGTKDDSLVKRAISYYQNAAWVYKNKLNRDTLLPSNIINN; encoded by the coding sequence ATGGACACACAAAACATCAAAGGCACACACAGATTCCGTGCGGTTCTGTTGACCTTTATTATAGCTATCACCCTATGGACGCTCGTGCGTTTGGGACTTCTACTCTTTTCATGGAATGATGCATCACCATCATTCGTCGAATTCTTACAAATTTTTTCCGTCGGCTTTCTTTACGACCTTTGCTTTTTCGCATTCGCGACTATTCTTCCCTGCCTGTACATCACGTTTACTCCCAATTTCATATGGCACTCCAAGCCAAACAAGATGTTCCTGTACGGCGCGTTCTTTCTGACAATTTTTATTCTAATTTTTGGAGCAACATCAGAGTTTTTCTTCTGGGAAGAGTTCAATGTTCGCTTCAACTTTATCTCTGTAGACTATCTCATTTACCGCAGAGAAGTAATCGACAACATCATAGAGTCATACCCTCTATTTATTATCCTACCTGTTATCGCAGCCATTTCTGGTGCAATAACCTATTTCCTTCGATCATCACTTACAGGCATCCTTGCTGCAAGAAACTCTTTTGTCTCCAACCTTATTCCTTACGCAGGTATCTTGCTTGTTGCAGCAATTGGTGGCCTCTTCCTTACCAGCGAAATGCGAGATTTTTCAGACAACACATATCAGAAAGAACTTGCTGCGAACGGTCCCTACCAGTTCGTATCAGCCTTCAAGAACAATGAACTCGACTACTACCAGTTCTATCCTTCTCTGGACGAAGACATCTCAAGCCGTACAGTCCGCACCGACCTTGCAGACACTACGGACAAATTTTTGTCCAAGAACGAACATAGTCTATTTAGGTCCATTCAGCGTTTCGGCGAAGAAAAAAAGTACAATGTAATTCTTGTCACCTTGGAAAGTTTTACGCCCAAGTATCTCTCCCGTTACGGTGCAAAAGACGAAGTTGCACCAAATTTGAATGCTCTTGCCGCAGAGGGACAATTCTATACACAGCTATTTGCAACCGGCACACGTACAACTCGTGGGCTTGAAGCATTGACGCTCTCAATTCCTCCTACCCCCGGACGTTCTATTGTTAAAAGAATCGGTAACGAAAAAGGCTACCTTTCTTTAGGACGAATCTTCGAATCAAAAGGCTACGACAGTTACTATCTTTACGGTGGTCGTGGCTATTTTGATAACATGAATGAATTCTTCAGCGGCAACGGCTACACAGTTGTTGACCAATCGTCAGTACCGGATGAAGCCATTGGATTTGAAAATGCGTGGGGCATGGCGGATGAATACCTGTTCAATCAGGTGCTCAAAACAGCAAATGATGCTCTCAACGCAAAGACTCCATTCTTCCTCCACGTCATGACAACATCAAACCATCGTCCGTACACCTACCCTGACAACCGCGTTGCTATTCCTTCTGGCGACGGTCGAACCGGTGCAATTCAATACACAGACTGGGCAGTTGGAGACTTCCTTAAAAAAGCAAAACAAAAGCCGTGGTTTGATAACACCATCTTCGTGTTTGTTGCAGACCATCAGGCAAGCAGCGCAGGACGTGAGAACTTGCCTGTCCGCCGCTATAGAATCCCAATGTGGGTGTATGCACCAAAAATTGTACAGCCGAAGTTGGTGGACACACTATCGAGTCAGATTGATGTTGCCCCTACAATTCTTGGTTTGCTCAACTGGTCATACTCGTCGTTCTTTTACGGCAGAGATATTGCTCAGATGAAGCCAGAAGAAGGCAGAGCCTTTATCGGTAACTATCAGTATCTTGGATTATTTGACGGGAAACGGATGGCGGTTCTTGGACCTAAGAAAAGTATTGAGATTCAGACCATTGAAAATGAAACAGCTATTAAGACTGTAAAAGGTACAAAAGATGACAGCCTCGTGAAACGAGCCATCTCCTACTACCAGAACGCAGCTTGGGTATATAAGAACAAATTGAATAGAGACACACTACTACCTAGTAACATAATTAATAACTAA